A single genomic interval of Gopherus evgoodei ecotype Sinaloan lineage chromosome 11, rGopEvg1_v1.p, whole genome shotgun sequence harbors:
- the RALB gene encoding ras-related protein Ral-B isoform X1, translating into MAANKNKNQSSMALHKVIMVGSGGVGKSALTLQFMYDEFVEDYEPTKADSYRKKVVLDGDEFQIDILDTAGQEDYAAIRDNYFRSGEGFLLVFSITEYESFTATAELREQILRVKAEEDKIPLLVVGNKSDLEERRQVPVEEARSKAEEWGVQYVETSAKTRANVDKVFFDLMREIRAKKMSENKDKNGKKSGKNKKSFKERCCLL; encoded by the exons ATGGCTGCCAACAAGAACAAGAACCAGAGTTCTATGGCCCTGCACAAAGTAATCATGGTTGGCAGTGGAGGTGTGGGCAAATCAGCACTTACACTTCAGTTCATGTATGATGAG TTTGTAGAAGACTATGAACCTACGAAGGCTGACAGTTATAGAAAGAAAGTAGTTCTGGATGGGGATGAATTCCAGATAGACATTTTGGATACAGCGGGACAGGAGGATTATGCAGCTATTCGAGACAACTACTTCCGCAGTGGGGAGGGGTTTCTCCTTGTCTTCTCAATAACCGAATACGAATCCTTTACAGCAACAGCAGAGTTAAG GGAACAGATTCTGCGTGTGAAGGCTGAAGAGGACAAAATCCCTTTGCTTGTGGTGGGAAATAAATCTGACCTGGAAGAGCGGAGGCAGGTGCCTGTAGAGGAAGCCAGAAGTAAAGCAGAGGAGTGGGGTGTGCAGTATGTAGAAACTTCTGCCAAAACTAGAGCAAATGTAGATAAG GTATTCTTTGATCTAATGAGGGAAATCAGAGCAAAGAAAATGTCAGAAAACAAAGACAAGAATGGGAAGAAAAGTGGCAAGAACaagaaaagttttaaagaaagatgTTGTTTACTGTGA
- the RALB gene encoding ras-related protein Ral-B isoform X2, with protein sequence MAANKNKNQSSMALHKVIMVGSGGVGKSALTLQFMYDEFVEDYEPTKADSYRKKVVLDGDEFQIDILDTAGQEDYAAIRDNYFRSGEGFLLVFSITEYESFTATAELREQILRVKAEEDKIPLLVVGNKSDLEERRQVPVEEARSKAEEWGVQYVETSAKTRANVDKAAE encoded by the exons ATGGCTGCCAACAAGAACAAGAACCAGAGTTCTATGGCCCTGCACAAAGTAATCATGGTTGGCAGTGGAGGTGTGGGCAAATCAGCACTTACACTTCAGTTCATGTATGATGAG TTTGTAGAAGACTATGAACCTACGAAGGCTGACAGTTATAGAAAGAAAGTAGTTCTGGATGGGGATGAATTCCAGATAGACATTTTGGATACAGCGGGACAGGAGGATTATGCAGCTATTCGAGACAACTACTTCCGCAGTGGGGAGGGGTTTCTCCTTGTCTTCTCAATAACCGAATACGAATCCTTTACAGCAACAGCAGAGTTAAG GGAACAGATTCTGCGTGTGAAGGCTGAAGAGGACAAAATCCCTTTGCTTGTGGTGGGAAATAAATCTGACCTGGAAGAGCGGAGGCAGGTGCCTGTAGAGGAAGCCAGAAGTAAAGCAGAGGAGTGGGGTGTGCAGTATGTAGAAACTTCTGCCAAAACTAGAGCAAATGTAGATAAG GCTGCCGAATGA